The sequence TTGACCGTCAAGAACCCGAAATTCCTCAACGGCGATCAGCCTGCCGCACTGGTCTCACTGCCCGGGTTCGACACGGTGAGCGGCCAGGGCACCGTCATCGAGCGCGGAGTGCCGGTGCGTCAGGTCGGCGAGCACCTGGTCTGTACGGTTTTCGACCTGATGCTGGCGAACTACTCGGTGCGCCGGCCCTGGCTGCCTGGCGAGTGGCCGACCGGTTACGACGACGACACGCAGGTCAACACCCCGGCATGGCAGGAGTCGATCACCGGCGTCTCGGCCACCCAGGCGATCCGGATCGCGCGCGAATTCGCCCGCAACGCAGAAGAATCCGGCGGACGGTCGATGATCATCATGGGCAGCGGGATCTGCCAGTGGTTCCACGGCGACACCACCTACCGGGCGGTGCTGGCGCTGCTGATGCTCACCGGATCGATGGGACGCAACGGCGGCGGCTGGGCGCATTACGTCGGCCAGGAGAAGGTGCGCCCGCTGACCGGATGGCAGACGATGGCCGCGGGCAACGACTGGTCGCGGCCGCCGCGACAAGTGCCGGGTACCTCCTACTGGTACGCCCACACCGACCAGTGGCGCTACGACGCCTACGGGGCGGAAAAGCTGACCACGCCGCTCGGGCGCGGCCGATTCGATGGCCGGCACACCATGGACATCCTGGCGTCGGCCACCGCGATGGGCTGGAGCCCGTTCTACCCGCAGTTCGACCGCTCCAGCCTGGATGTGGCCGATGAGGCCGACGCCGCCGGCCGCGATGCGGGGGAGTACGTCGCCGAGCAACTCGCCGCCGGCGACCTGAAGCTGTCGGTCACCGATCCGGACAACCCGGTGAACTGGCCGCGGGTGCTCACGGTGTGGCGGGCCAACCTCATCGGCGCTTCCGGCAAGGGTGGGGAGTACTTCCTCAAGCACCTGCTGGGCACCGACGCCAGCGTGATGGGGGAGCCGCCCGCCGGCGGGGTGAAACCCGCCGATGTGCGCTGGGACCGCGACATTCCCGAGGGCAAGCTCGACCTGCTCATGTCGATCGACTTCCGGATGACCTCGACCACGCTGATGTCCGACGTCGTGCTGCCGGCGGCCACCTGGTACGAGAAGGCCGACCTGTCGTCGACCGACATGCACCCGTACGTCCACTCGTTCAGTGCGGCGATCGATCCGCCCTGGGAGACCCGCAGCGACTACGACGCATTCGGCGCGATCGCCCGGACGTTCAGCGCATTGGCGGCTAAGCACCTCGGCGTCCGCAACGATGTGGTGATCACGGCGATGCAGCACGACACCGCCGACGCGATGGCCTACCCCGACGGCGCCGAGCGTGACTGGCTGCGCAGCGGCGAGACGCCGATTCCGGGCAAGACCATGCCCAAAGTTACTGTGGTGGAACGCGATTACACCACCATCGGTGACAAGTGGCAGTCACTTGGTCCGCTGGTGGACACCTTGGGTCTGACCACCAAGGGCTACACCGTGTTCCCGCATGAAGAGGTCGAGGACCTGGCCGCGAGGTTCGGGGTGATGACGTCCGGCGCCGGGACCGGGCGCCCCGCACTCACCACCGCGACGCGGATGGCCGACACCGTGCTGGCGCTGTCGGGCACCACCAACGGCCGGATCGCGACGGAGGGCTTCCGGGAGCTGGAGAAGCGCACCGGCCGGCGGCTGGCGCACCTGTCCGAGGGCAGCGAGGAGAAGCGGATCACCTACGCCGACACCCAGGCGCGGCCGGTGCCGGTGGTCACCAGCCCGGAGTGGTCCGGCAGCGAGACCGGCGGACGGCGCTACGCCCCCTTCACGATCAACATCGAATGCCTCAAGCCTTTCCACACCCTGACCGGCCGGATGCACTTCTACACCGCGCACGACTGGATCGAGGAACTAGGCGAACACATGCCGGTGTACCGCCCGCCGCTGGACATGGCGCGGCTGTTCGACGCCCCCGAGCTCGGTGAGACCGGTGATGGCATCGGGATCACCGTGCGGTACCTGACCCCGCACTCGAAGTGGTCGTTCCACTCCACCTACCAGGACAACCTCTACATGCTGTCGCTGTCCCGCGGCGGCCCCACCATGTGGATGAGCCCGGGTGATGCCGCGAAAATCGGTGTGAAAGACAACGATTGGATCGAAGCGGTCAACGTCAACGGAATCTTCGTGGGGCGCGCGATCGTGAGCCAGCGGATGCCGGAAGGTGTGGTGTTCGTCTACCACGTGCAGGAGCGCACCGTTGACACCCCGCGGGCCGAGACCAACAACAAGCGCGGCGGCACTCACAACTCGTTGACCCGGATCCGGGTCAAGCCCAGCCACCTCGCCGGCGGCTACGGCCAGCACGCGTTCGCGTTCAACTACCTGGGCCCCACCGGAAACCAGCGCGACGAGGTGACGGTGGTGCGTCGCCGCCGGAACCAGGACGTGAGGTACTGAAGCGATGAGAGTAATGGCGCAGATGGCCATGGTGATGAACCTGGACAAATGTATTGGGTGCCATACCTGTTCGGTGACCTGCAAACAGGCTTGGACCAATCGGGAGGGCACCGAGTACGTCTGGTTCAACAATGTCGAAACCCGGCCCGGCGGCGGATATCCGCGGACCTACGAAGATCAGAGCCGCTGGAAGGGTGGCTGGACGCGGGACAAAAAGGGCCGATTGCGCCTGCTGGCCGGCGGTCGACTCCACAAGCTGCTGAACATCTTCGCCAACCCCAACCTGCCGCACCTGACGGACTACTACGAGCCGTGGACCTACGACTACGAGAACCTCACCGCCGCGCCGCTGGGCGACACCATCCCGGTCGCGGCGCCGAAGAGTTCGATCACCGGCGAGCCGATGCAGATCCAGTGGGGACCCAACTGGGACGACAATCTCGCTGGTGCGCCCGAGACGCTGGTCAATGACCCGATCCTGGCGAAGGTCGGTGACCGCGTCAAAAGCGAGCTCGAAGAGACGTTCATGTTCTACCTGCCGCGGATCTGCGAGCACTGCCTGAATCCGTCGTGTGTGGCGTCGTGCCCGACCGGGGCCATCTACAAGCGCGAGGAAGACGGCATCGTGCTGGTCGACCAGGACCGCTGTCGTGGCTGGCGGCTGTGCGTGTCGGGTTGCCCGTACAAGAAGGTGTACTTCAACCACAAGACCGGCAAGGCCGAGAAGTGCCACTTCTGTTATCCGCGTATCGAAGTCGGGCTGCCGACGGTCTGCTCGGAGACCTGTGTCGGCCGGCTGCGCTACATCGGCCTGGTGCTGTATGACGTCGACAAGGTGCTCGAAGCGGCTTCGGTGGACAACGACGCGGACCTGTACGAGGCGCAGCGCGGTGTGTTCCTGGACCCGACCGACCCGCAGGTGATCGCGGGAGCTCGCGCCGAGGGGATTTCCGATGCCTGGATCGAGGCCGCGCAGCGCTCCCCGATCTACGCGTTGATCAACACCTTTCAAGTGGCGTTGCCGCTGCATCCCGAATACCGGACCATGCCGATGGTCTGGTACATCCCGCCGCTGTCGCCGGTGGTGGATGCCGTCAGCCGGGACGGGCATGACGGCGAAGACCTGGGCAACCTGTTCGGGGCGCTTGCGGCGTTGCGTATTCCGATGGCTTACCTGGCCGAACTGTTCACCGCCGGCGACACCGGCGTGGTCGAGGGTGTGCTGCGCCGGCTGGCGGCGATGCGCTCCTACATGCGCGACATCAGCCTGGGACGCGAGACCCAGCCGCACATACCCGCCTCGGTCGGCATGACCGAGGAACAGATGTACAACATGTACCGCCTGCTGGCGATCGCGAAATACGAAGAGCGTTATGTGATTCCCACCGCCTACAGCCAGCAGGCGCACGATCTCGAACACCTGGGCTGCTCGATCACCGGCGGGCCCGACGGGTATGGGGAGGATCCGTTCGTCGGCGTCGAGGACGTCGCGAAGTCGTCGTTTCATCTGGTCGAGAACGGGCACGCGCAGCGGCCGCGGGGCCGGACCAACCTGCTCAACTGGGGTGGCGGCGAGCAGGCCGTACCGGAGATGTTCCCGGAGCACCAGTGAAGCGATTCATCCATTCCCTGCGACGCCCACCCGGCGGACCTGCCGACCGGGCGGTGTGGCAGGCCGCGTCCCTGTTGCTGTCCTACCCCGACGAGCAACTGCTCCAGCGGCTCGACACCGCCGAGGCACTGCTTGCCCATGCCGACGCAGCGGCGGCGAATCTGCTGCGGCGTACGGTCACCGCGCTGCGCGAGGCTGACCCGATGGCCGCCGCCGCCGACTATGTCGAAACCTTCGACATGCGGCGGCGCTCGACGATGTTTCTGACCTACTGGACCGGTGGTGACACCCGCAACCGCGGAATGCAGATGCTGACCTTCGCCACCGCCTACCGCGAGGCCGGCGCCGAGCCGCCGGTGGGGGAGGCACCTGACCACCTGCCGGTGGTACTGGAGTTCGCCGCGACGGTGGATCCGCAGGCCGGCCGTCGGCTGCTGCTGGCGCACCGGGCGCCGATCGACGTCCTGCATCGTGCGTTGAGTGACGCGGGGTCGCCGTATGCCTACGCCGTGGCAGCGGTCTGCGAGACGCTCCCGGCGGCGACCGATCAGGAGGTGCGCAACGTGAGTGAGCTGATGGCTTCTGGCCCGCCGGTGGAAGCCGTTGGGCTGCAACCGTACTCGGCGGCCGTTTCGCTGGGCATGCCGAAGGTGCCGACGCGATGACGGGCGTCACCGTCCTCAGCACCGCCGAACTGTGGTGGGACATCGTGCCGTACTTCGTGCTGGC is a genomic window of Mycolicibacter heraklionensis containing:
- a CDS encoding nitrate reductase subunit alpha, translating into MTRAARPPTRRTAGIGGPLEELLERSGRFFTPGQVSPDLRTVTRRGGREADIFYRDRWSHDKVVRSTHGVNCTGSCSWKIFVKDGIITWENQATDYPSVGPDRPEYEPRGCPRGASFSWYSYSPTRVRYPYARGALVEMFREAKARLGDPVLAWADIQADPERRRRYQQARGMGGLVRVSWAEATEMIAAAHVHTIKTYGPDRVAGFSPIPAMSMVSFAAGARFIQLLGGVMTSFYDWYADLPVASPQVFGDQTDVPESGDWWDAAYLMMWGSNVPITRTPDAHWMAEVRYRGTKVVTVSPDYADNTKFADEWMPCAAGTDGALAMAMGHVILTECYVKQEVPFFTDYVRRYTDLPFLIKLEERDGRLVPGKNLTAADLGQDVENAAFKPALLDEVTDSVVVPQGSLGFRWGDEGMGKWNLELGDIRPALTVKNPKFLNGDQPAALVSLPGFDTVSGQGTVIERGVPVRQVGEHLVCTVFDLMLANYSVRRPWLPGEWPTGYDDDTQVNTPAWQESITGVSATQAIRIAREFARNAEESGGRSMIIMGSGICQWFHGDTTYRAVLALLMLTGSMGRNGGGWAHYVGQEKVRPLTGWQTMAAGNDWSRPPRQVPGTSYWYAHTDQWRYDAYGAEKLTTPLGRGRFDGRHTMDILASATAMGWSPFYPQFDRSSLDVADEADAAGRDAGEYVAEQLAAGDLKLSVTDPDNPVNWPRVLTVWRANLIGASGKGGEYFLKHLLGTDASVMGEPPAGGVKPADVRWDRDIPEGKLDLLMSIDFRMTSTTLMSDVVLPAATWYEKADLSSTDMHPYVHSFSAAIDPPWETRSDYDAFGAIARTFSALAAKHLGVRNDVVITAMQHDTADAMAYPDGAERDWLRSGETPIPGKTMPKVTVVERDYTTIGDKWQSLGPLVDTLGLTTKGYTVFPHEEVEDLAARFGVMTSGAGTGRPALTTATRMADTVLALSGTTNGRIATEGFRELEKRTGRRLAHLSEGSEEKRITYADTQARPVPVVTSPEWSGSETGGRRYAPFTINIECLKPFHTLTGRMHFYTAHDWIEELGEHMPVYRPPLDMARLFDAPELGETGDGIGITVRYLTPHSKWSFHSTYQDNLYMLSLSRGGPTMWMSPGDAAKIGVKDNDWIEAVNVNGIFVGRAIVSQRMPEGVVFVYHVQERTVDTPRAETNNKRGGTHNSLTRIRVKPSHLAGGYGQHAFAFNYLGPTGNQRDEVTVVRRRRNQDVRY
- the narH gene encoding nitrate reductase subunit beta, translating into MRVMAQMAMVMNLDKCIGCHTCSVTCKQAWTNREGTEYVWFNNVETRPGGGYPRTYEDQSRWKGGWTRDKKGRLRLLAGGRLHKLLNIFANPNLPHLTDYYEPWTYDYENLTAAPLGDTIPVAAPKSSITGEPMQIQWGPNWDDNLAGAPETLVNDPILAKVGDRVKSELEETFMFYLPRICEHCLNPSCVASCPTGAIYKREEDGIVLVDQDRCRGWRLCVSGCPYKKVYFNHKTGKAEKCHFCYPRIEVGLPTVCSETCVGRLRYIGLVLYDVDKVLEAASVDNDADLYEAQRGVFLDPTDPQVIAGARAEGISDAWIEAAQRSPIYALINTFQVALPLHPEYRTMPMVWYIPPLSPVVDAVSRDGHDGEDLGNLFGALAALRIPMAYLAELFTAGDTGVVEGVLRRLAAMRSYMRDISLGRETQPHIPASVGMTEEQMYNMYRLLAIAKYEERYVIPTAYSQQAHDLEHLGCSITGGPDGYGEDPFVGVEDVAKSSFHLVENGHAQRPRGRTNLLNWGGGEQAVPEMFPEHQ
- the narJ gene encoding nitrate reductase molybdenum cofactor assembly chaperone → MKRFIHSLRRPPGGPADRAVWQAASLLLSYPDEQLLQRLDTAEALLAHADAAAANLLRRTVTALREADPMAAAADYVETFDMRRRSTMFLTYWTGGDTRNRGMQMLTFATAYREAGAEPPVGEAPDHLPVVLEFAATVDPQAGRRLLLAHRAPIDVLHRALSDAGSPYAYAVAAVCETLPAATDQEVRNVSELMASGPPVEAVGLQPYSAAVSLGMPKVPTR